In Deinococcus psychrotolerans, a genomic segment contains:
- a CDS encoding DUF2259 domain-containing protein yields MMKCLLTLLLCALLGQAAADRAAPEFYGFSPDGRYAALAQHGIQEGSGFAYTELWVVDSAKNTLLERFYKQTEQGDGGGRAGLLNMQQVYAQAAPILNRLGISDLRRGSVIWKRTPPNLRPQPSGPDVFPAEIPGRPNMPPPQNYPLEVGGALWLFHLWQLPFGPSQACPPAGEFSGFSRGLKLTVTSRSKPNTEVTTTLQEDARVPTSRRCAFHYDLAEVRVQGNFMAVTVAMYRDSGFEATTDIRYLLVTGRRPDR; encoded by the coding sequence ATGATGAAATGCCTCCTGACGCTGCTCCTCTGCGCACTGCTGGGTCAGGCCGCCGCTGACCGCGCCGCGCCAGAGTTTTACGGCTTTTCGCCGGATGGACGCTACGCAGCTCTTGCTCAGCACGGTATTCAGGAGGGCAGCGGCTTTGCTTATACCGAACTCTGGGTGGTGGACAGTGCCAAGAATACCTTGCTAGAGCGCTTTTATAAGCAAACTGAACAGGGCGACGGTGGAGGGCGGGCCGGGTTACTGAACATGCAGCAGGTCTATGCTCAAGCTGCGCCGATCCTCAACCGCCTCGGCATCAGCGATTTGCGGCGCGGCAGTGTGATTTGGAAGCGCACGCCGCCCAACTTGCGTCCGCAGCCAAGCGGCCCCGATGTCTTTCCCGCCGAAATACCGGGCAGGCCAAATATGCCGCCCCCTCAAAACTATCCGTTGGAAGTGGGAGGGGCATTGTGGCTGTTTCACCTCTGGCAACTTCCTTTTGGCCCGAGTCAAGCTTGTCCGCCTGCCGGAGAATTTTCAGGCTTCTCACGTGGCCTGAAACTCACGGTCACATCTAGATCCAAGCCCAATACCGAAGTCACCACTACGCTGCAAGAAGACGCGCGTGTGCCCACCAGCCGCCGCTGCGCCTTTCATTACGATCTGGCGGAAGTGAGGGTGCAGGGCAACTTTATGGCCGTCACGGTGGCGATGTACCGCGATTCAGGATTTGAGGCCACGACCGATATTCGTTACCTCCTTGTCACGGGGCGCAGGCCAGACCGTTGA
- a CDS encoding BTAD domain-containing putative transcriptional regulator, with protein MKPGHNTFMLSVRLFGSPHFAYGGEVLRVRGKTRLLLAYLAHLGRETARSELMRLFWPSGRPHNLRQALGSLRRLPGAGEWLWDQGSGVHVKAKIDTAEFEGLVNTLSKQPLGSADHSAALALATAPFLPLDATELPDLEAWQQDERRRLSELLQRARRAQAAYCAQAGKVEDAELCLEALLNDDPSDEDAAQRLMSLHVQSGRRDQASAVYNALKRELKSLSSEPHPRTAALLGNGHDYAELLAQARRLLPPELSPGSAALWSKVVGLPELEVAQWLSGAEHNSTELEAVPPLSPPLATLWQGRLAHWLSELNERPVGTPLHTFWALIAQHWQAAGRCDQAAQSLTRAAQQAQRIGAYAAARQHYTQALSLLDDEARLPLLSELAGLQELLADAPGLEQNAQALHTYAQRWQSDAALLTAHLSTATAKLLRGELSQADLSINAAFSVVERLERANITVDLNLRCRLHLLRGNLRLRAGRYAEARAAYQAGLAYQPPPELKVRFLGNLGAVYGQEERLAEARHTLEDALSLARSLGQLPSALGIVLNLAVTAEKLGDTAAAISGNQETLSLARELNHTPSLHMAYRNLATLHLRRGALGLAWNTAQDLQDLPIPDAAHAALPDLVLAEIEWHCGALGAARQRLEARLATVPAGQLDRIGQQVALHLGILSILQDQDQQPLLALLAQAEAASYQELLVEGRLDAALFLTAPDQIRRHLEALSQFNTSGQLARTPNRLARLELICCQLAWREQRPVKRSVLRRLAREPFLYALHAARLLNRLEGSTQTWQLYLKAAARAGQGLPPTLRRALVKQLSPEK; from the coding sequence ATGAAACCGGGGCATAATACCTTCATGCTCAGCGTGCGGCTGTTCGGCTCACCCCATTTCGCTTACGGCGGTGAAGTGCTGCGGGTGCGCGGCAAAACGCGCTTGCTGTTGGCGTATTTGGCTCACCTTGGGCGGGAGACGGCCAGGAGCGAGTTGATGCGGCTGTTTTGGCCAAGTGGACGCCCGCATAATCTGCGCCAAGCCCTGGGCAGCCTGCGGCGATTGCCAGGTGCTGGCGAGTGGCTCTGGGATCAGGGCAGCGGCGTCCATGTCAAGGCCAAGATCGACACCGCCGAGTTTGAGGGCTTGGTAAACACGCTGAGCAAACAACCTCTGGGGAGTGCCGATCACAGCGCAGCCCTGGCGCTGGCCACCGCTCCCTTTTTGCCGCTGGACGCGACCGAGTTGCCCGACCTGGAAGCGTGGCAGCAAGACGAACGCCGCCGATTGTCAGAACTGCTGCAACGCGCTCGGCGTGCCCAGGCCGCTTACTGTGCCCAAGCAGGCAAAGTGGAGGACGCGGAGCTGTGCCTTGAAGCCCTACTCAACGATGACCCCTCAGACGAAGACGCTGCCCAACGCCTGATGAGTTTGCATGTGCAAAGTGGGCGGCGTGATCAGGCCAGCGCCGTGTACAACGCGCTCAAACGTGAACTGAAATCACTGAGCAGCGAGCCGCACCCACGCACCGCCGCGCTGCTGGGAAACGGGCACGACTACGCTGAGTTGCTGGCCCAAGCCCGCCGCTTGCTGCCTCCCGAACTTTCTCCGGGCAGCGCCGCGCTGTGGAGCAAGGTGGTGGGCCTGCCCGAACTCGAAGTGGCGCAGTGGCTGTCTGGAGCAGAACACAACTCAACGGAACTTGAGGCTGTGCCTCCGCTCTCACCGCCGCTGGCAACCCTTTGGCAGGGCCGGCTGGCCCACTGGCTCAGCGAATTGAATGAACGCCCAGTGGGAACGCCTCTTCACACCTTTTGGGCGCTGATCGCTCAGCACTGGCAAGCAGCGGGCCGCTGCGATCAAGCTGCTCAGAGCCTTACCCGCGCAGCACAACAAGCCCAGCGCATCGGTGCTTATGCGGCGGCGCGGCAGCACTACACGCAGGCGCTGAGCTTGCTCGACGACGAAGCCCGCTTGCCACTGCTGAGCGAGCTGGCCGGACTTCAAGAACTGCTCGCCGACGCGCCGGGCTTAGAACAAAACGCACAGGCCCTCCATACGTATGCCCAGCGCTGGCAAAGCGACGCGGCGCTGCTGACCGCTCACCTGAGTACCGCCACCGCCAAGCTGCTGCGCGGTGAACTCAGCCAAGCCGACCTCTCCATCAACGCAGCGTTCAGCGTCGTGGAGCGCTTAGAACGGGCCAACATCACGGTGGATCTCAATTTACGCTGCCGCCTGCATCTGCTCCGTGGCAACTTACGCTTAAGAGCGGGGCGCTACGCTGAGGCCCGCGCCGCTTATCAAGCGGGCTTGGCATATCAACCGCCGCCCGAACTGAAGGTTCGCTTTCTGGGCAATCTGGGTGCGGTCTACGGTCAAGAAGAACGTCTAGCCGAAGCCCGCCACACCCTGGAAGACGCCCTGAGTCTGGCCCGCTCGCTGGGCCAATTGCCGAGCGCCCTCGGCATCGTGCTGAACCTCGCCGTGACCGCTGAAAAGTTGGGTGATACCGCAGCTGCCATCAGCGGCAACCAAGAAACGCTCAGCTTGGCGCGGGAACTGAACCACACGCCCAGCCTCCACATGGCTTACCGCAATCTCGCCACCTTGCACCTACGGCGCGGCGCACTGGGCTTGGCGTGGAACACCGCCCAAGATTTGCAAGACCTGCCCATCCCCGACGCTGCCCACGCGGCCCTGCCCGATCTGGTGTTGGCAGAAATTGAGTGGCACTGCGGCGCTCTCGGCGCGGCCCGGCAGCGCTTAGAAGCGCGGCTGGCGACTGTTCCCGCCGGACAGCTTGACCGCATCGGGCAACAGGTGGCACTCCATTTGGGAATTTTGAGCATTCTGCAAGACCAAGACCAACAGCCACTTTTGGCGCTCTTGGCACAAGCTGAAGCGGCCAGTTATCAGGAACTGTTGGTGGAAGGCCGCTTAGACGCGGCGCTCTTTCTCACTGCTCCTGACCAGATACGCCGCCACCTGGAGGCACTCAGCCAATTCAACACTTCCGGACAACTGGCCCGCACTCCCAACCGCTTGGCCCGCTTGGAACTGATTTGCTGCCAGCTGGCCTGGCGCGAACAGCGGCCCGTGAAGCGCTCAGTGCTGCGCCGCCTCGCCCGCGAACCGTTTTTGTATGCGCTGCACGCCGCTCGGCTCCTGAACCGCTTGGAGGGCAGCACCCAGACGTGGCAGCTGTACCTGAAGGCGGCGGCGCGGGCCGGTCAAGGGTTGCCGCCCACGCTGCGCCGCGCTTTGGTTAAGCAGCTCTCCCCTGAGAAATGA
- a CDS encoding transcriptional regulator: MPKKERKRLQVVISEEQDALLTKTAYELSSPERLISKSEVVRLAIEKIAKELGDGEPIDEYRALLDANDLRDD, from the coding sequence ATGCCCAAAAAGGAACGCAAGCGGTTACAAGTGGTCATCAGCGAGGAGCAAGACGCTTTGCTGACCAAAACCGCCTATGAACTGTCCAGCCCTGAGCGCCTGATTTCTAAGAGCGAAGTGGTGCGGCTGGCCATCGAAAAAATTGCCAAAGAACTGGGCGACGGTGAGCCGATAGACGAATACCGGGCGCTGCTCGACGCCAACGATCTGCGCGACGACTGA
- a CDS encoding vWA domain-containing protein — translation MSRPEILLLTLALGTSAAAAQSVTNVQLILDASGSMLGKLPDGQTRIGSAKSTLTQFLSGLNADSGLNVGMRIYGAGLKAGQQCEDSVLVTPMKGFDKTALQAQVNAAKPKGATPIVYSLMQAAADFPKDNSQKVIVLVTDGEESCGGKLNDAVTMFKKLGIDVDIRIIGIDLNAKARKSFEGVGTFENTRSGAELGAALSRATASAQTGRYGVSAAKTATAGDTIEVKWTGPNNPRDYITVVKKGEAEGKPSGKSVLTKDGNPAKLLLPPQAGEYELRYSNFNALPNPTLASSPITLKPAMYGLSAPSSAKAGSTIEVKWTGPNNPRDYVTVVKKGEREGQYSGKSALTRDGNPLKLKLPDQPGTYELRYSNFNTIPNPTLFSVVIEVK, via the coding sequence ATGTCCAGACCGGAGATTCTTCTGCTGACGCTGGCTCTGGGGACATCGGCAGCCGCCGCCCAGAGCGTCACGAATGTCCAACTGATCTTGGACGCCTCGGGCAGTATGCTCGGCAAATTGCCGGACGGTCAGACCCGCATCGGCTCGGCCAAGAGCACGCTCACGCAGTTTTTAAGTGGCCTCAACGCCGATTCCGGCTTGAATGTCGGGATGCGGATTTACGGCGCGGGCCTCAAAGCGGGCCAGCAGTGCGAAGACTCGGTACTCGTGACGCCGATGAAGGGCTTTGACAAAACGGCCCTGCAAGCGCAGGTCAATGCCGCCAAGCCTAAAGGTGCTACTCCGATTGTGTATTCGCTGATGCAAGCGGCCGCTGATTTTCCGAAAGACAACAGCCAGAAAGTCATTGTGCTGGTGACGGACGGTGAAGAATCCTGCGGCGGCAAGCTCAATGACGCGGTGACGATGTTCAAAAAACTGGGCATTGACGTGGACATCCGCATTATCGGCATAGATCTGAATGCAAAAGCCCGCAAGAGTTTTGAAGGCGTGGGAACTTTTGAAAATACCCGCAGCGGTGCGGAGTTGGGCGCGGCGCTCAGTCGGGCGACGGCCAGCGCTCAAACCGGAAGATATGGAGTGTCAGCGGCCAAAACAGCCACTGCAGGTGACACCATTGAAGTGAAATGGACGGGGCCGAATAATCCTAGAGATTACATCACCGTGGTCAAAAAGGGCGAGGCAGAAGGCAAACCCAGTGGCAAATCCGTACTGACCAAAGACGGCAATCCGGCCAAACTGCTGCTGCCACCACAAGCGGGTGAGTATGAACTTCGTTACTCCAATTTCAACGCTCTCCCCAATCCTACCCTTGCCAGCTCGCCCATTACACTCAAACCAGCAATGTATGGATTATCGGCCCCCAGCAGTGCTAAGGCGGGCAGCACCATTGAAGTGAAGTGGACGGGGCCGAACAATCCCAGAGATTATGTCACCGTGGTCAAAAAGGGCGAGAGAGAAGGTCAGTACAGCGGCAAATCCGCATTGACCAGAGATGGCAATCCTCTCAAGCTCAAATTGCCCGATCAGCCGGGAACATACGAACTCCGTTATTCCAATTTCAACACTATTCCCAATCCCACGTTGTTCAGCGTCGTCATTGAGGTGAAATGA
- a CDS encoding pseudouridine-5'-phosphate glycosidase, whose translation MSHPLLDFTPEVAQAIYDGRPLVALESTIISHGMPYPQNVETAREVESLIRLAGAVPATIAVIGGRLKAGLSDEELEILGTDKTVQKISVRDLPFTVASGGHGATTVATTMRIAALAGIRIFATGGTGGVHRGAEQSYDISADLTELSRTPVAVVSAGVKSILDIGLTLEYLETQGVPVISYGVPTFPAFYSRESGYAAPLMAKDAAEVARALHAQWSLALPSQSAGGALIANPIPLEAEIPHAEIAPVIEQALSDMAAQGIKGKDTTPYLLGRIVEITGGRSLTANIALVKNNAVVAAQIACELQDLG comes from the coding sequence ATGTCTCACCCCCTCCTCGATTTCACGCCGGAAGTGGCCCAGGCCATTTATGATGGTCGCCCGCTGGTGGCCTTAGAAAGCACCATCATCAGCCACGGCATGCCCTACCCCCAGAATGTAGAAACTGCCCGCGAGGTCGAGAGCCTGATTCGCCTCGCTGGAGCCGTGCCGGCCACCATCGCCGTCATCGGCGGGCGACTCAAAGCGGGCCTCAGCGATGAAGAATTGGAGATTTTGGGCACCGATAAAACCGTGCAGAAGATCAGCGTGCGCGATCTGCCGTTCACGGTAGCCTCGGGCGGGCACGGAGCCACGACAGTGGCCACCACCATGCGTATAGCCGCGCTGGCTGGCATTCGGATATTTGCCACTGGCGGTACCGGCGGCGTTCACCGGGGAGCCGAGCAGAGCTACGACATCAGCGCCGACCTGACCGAACTCTCCCGCACGCCCGTCGCGGTGGTGAGTGCTGGAGTCAAGAGCATTCTGGACATCGGCCTGACGCTGGAATACCTGGAGACGCAGGGCGTGCCGGTGATCAGCTACGGTGTGCCGACCTTTCCGGCTTTTTACAGCCGCGAATCGGGTTACGCCGCGCCGCTGATGGCCAAGGACGCCGCAGAAGTGGCCCGCGCCCTCCACGCCCAGTGGTCGCTGGCTCTGCCAAGCCAGTCGGCAGGCGGCGCACTGATCGCCAACCCGATTCCGCTCGAAGCCGAAATCCCTCACGCCGAAATTGCCCCCGTCATCGAGCAAGCGCTCTCGGACATGGCGGCGCAGGGCATCAAAGGCAAAGACACCACGCCTTACTTGCTGGGCAGAATCGTGGAGATCACCGGTGGGCGCAGCTTAACGGCCAATATCGCGCTCGTCAAAAACAACGCGGTGGTGGCCGCCCAGATCGCCTGCGAACTCCAAGACTTGGGGTAA
- a CDS encoding carbohydrate kinase family protein: MPRQPPVFISSGGPLVVAGGLNTDILSRSHAPLRLGTSNPAHTTFSAGGVGRNLAQNLAQLGVPTKLLGVVGDDLFGTSLLSLTEQSGVDVSGVLRRSGPTGSYTAVLEESGELHAGLSSMALTAQLSAADVSGWAEPLTGASALIVDANLPPDVVAFLLDEAALRGLPVALEPVSAPKAERLRPLLSPARPVWLLSPDRAELAALSGMDLAEIEDDSTLIDAAQHLRRQGAEWVLLTLGKRGSVLVGEELLYTSARQADVLDVTGAGDALLSGLLAHLWHGQSWPAALTRAHLCAALTIEAPGAVRADLSPALLAANLERPALDFAPNTLP, encoded by the coding sequence CTCAACACCGACATTCTCAGCCGCTCACACGCGCCACTGCGCCTTGGCACCAGCAATCCGGCGCACACGACGTTTTCGGCGGGCGGGGTGGGCCGCAACTTGGCGCAGAATCTGGCGCAACTCGGCGTGCCGACCAAGCTCCTGGGCGTGGTGGGCGACGATCTATTCGGCACCAGTTTGCTGAGCCTCACCGAGCAAAGCGGTGTGGACGTCTCAGGTGTGCTGCGGCGCAGTGGCCCCACCGGAAGTTATACGGCGGTGCTGGAAGAAAGCGGCGAGTTGCACGCGGGCCTGAGCAGCATGGCCCTGACCGCTCAGCTCAGCGCCGCCGACGTCAGCGGGTGGGCCGAGCCGCTGACGGGAGCCAGCGCCCTGATCGTGGACGCCAATTTGCCGCCGGACGTGGTGGCCTTTTTGCTGGACGAAGCTGCCTTGCGCGGCCTGCCGGTGGCGCTCGAGCCGGTCAGCGCTCCCAAAGCGGAGCGGCTGCGCCCGCTGCTCTCCCCCGCCCGCCCCGTCTGGCTGCTGAGCCCTGATCGGGCCGAGCTGGCGGCGCTGAGTGGAATGGACTTGGCCGAAATTGAAGATGACAGCACCCTGATTGACGCCGCCCAGCATTTGCGGCGACAGGGAGCCGAGTGGGTGCTGCTGACCTTGGGCAAGCGCGGAAGCGTGCTGGTGGGTGAAGAACTCCTGTATACCTCCGCCCGCCAAGCTGACGTGCTGGACGTGACCGGAGCTGGAGACGCCCTGCTCTCGGGGCTGCTGGCTCACCTGTGGCACGGCCAAAGCTGGCCCGCCGCGCTGACTCGGGCGCACCTCTGCGCCGCGCTGACCATCGAAGCGCCCGGCGCAGTGCGGGCGGATTTGTCACCCGCTTTGCTGGCAGCCAACTTGGAGCGACCCGCACTTGATTTCGCTCCAAACACGTTACCCTGA
- a CDS encoding ABC transporter substrate-binding protein, protein MKQLRSFGIALLGCSLLGFAAADKVVSIGYSGPLSGGAAFYGKDVQSGLDMAIDELNKSGGVTVKGEKVTFKLVALDDKYLPNETATNVKRLTSQGIDVIFVPHAGGILTVQAFNTRDPQFLLAAYSSEPKILEANNPLTFMLPPRYDVYVAPFVQKEIATFGKKLGMVGTTSAYGKAWGDVVSAEWKKQGGTIGTNNGVDYGTTVDYSSAVTKALSEKPDVLFIGGPSQPTALVVKAAREQGFKGGFIVMDQAKFEQMSQIVPQSYLNGAVGVLPVAEFPGTQVFSAQYQRLYKKIPTSEAALNYMGMNVIAKAMELAGTTEDPMAIRAKLGQAATSLPRNKTVYSLKSVTPQGHMDADVLAGFIQDGKYTRLRLTSLK, encoded by the coding sequence ATGAAGCAATTACGCTCTTTTGGTATCGCTCTTCTCGGTTGTTCGTTGCTCGGCTTCGCGGCCGCCGATAAAGTGGTCAGTATCGGCTACAGCGGCCCGCTTTCCGGCGGCGCGGCGTTTTACGGCAAAGACGTGCAGTCGGGCCTCGATATGGCCATCGACGAACTCAACAAATCGGGCGGCGTGACCGTTAAAGGCGAGAAAGTCACCTTCAAGTTGGTGGCCCTCGACGACAAGTACCTGCCCAACGAAACCGCCACCAACGTCAAGCGACTGACCTCACAGGGCATCGACGTGATTTTTGTGCCGCACGCTGGCGGCATCCTGACGGTGCAGGCCTTCAACACCCGCGATCCTCAGTTTTTGTTGGCGGCCTACTCTTCTGAACCCAAGATTCTGGAAGCCAACAACCCGCTGACCTTCATGTTGCCGCCGCGCTACGACGTCTACGTCGCGCCGTTCGTGCAAAAGGAAATCGCCACCTTCGGCAAGAAATTGGGCATGGTCGGCACCACCTCGGCTTACGGCAAGGCTTGGGGCGACGTGGTGTCGGCAGAGTGGAAAAAGCAGGGCGGCACCATCGGCACCAACAACGGCGTGGACTACGGCACCACCGTGGACTATTCCAGCGCCGTGACCAAAGCGCTTTCCGAGAAACCCGACGTGCTGTTTATCGGTGGGCCTTCGCAGCCCACCGCCTTGGTGGTCAAAGCGGCCCGCGAGCAGGGCTTTAAAGGCGGATTCATCGTCATGGATCAGGCCAAGTTCGAGCAGATGAGCCAAATCGTGCCGCAGAGCTACCTCAACGGCGCGGTGGGCGTGCTCCCGGTGGCCGAGTTCCCCGGCACTCAGGTGTTCAGCGCTCAGTATCAGCGCCTCTACAAAAAAATCCCCACCAGCGAGGCGGCCCTCAACTACATGGGCATGAACGTGATCGCCAAAGCGATGGAGCTGGCCGGAACCACCGAAGATCCAATGGCGATCCGTGCCAAGCTGGGGCAGGCCGCCACCTCGCTGCCGCGCAACAAAACCGTCTACAGCCTTAAGAGTGTCACGCCTCAGGGCCACATGGACGCCGATGTACTGGCCGGATTTATTCAGGACGGCAAATACACCCGCCTGCGCCTGACCAGCCTCAAGTAA
- a CDS encoding VWA domain-containing protein, which yields MPRPIFPFLVLTSSLLSGWAAAQSATNIQLILDASGSMSGKLPDGQTRIASAQSTLTQFLSGLNADSGLNVGMRIYGAGLKAGQQCEDSVLVTPMKGFDKTALQAQVNAAKPKGATPIVYSLMQAAADFPKDDSQKVIVLVTDGEESCGGKLNDAVALFKKLGIQVDLRIIGIDLNEKARKSFEGVGTFENARSGRELGEALNRATASAQTGKYAVSGPKTAGAGSNIAIKWTGPNNEGDYVTIVPKGAPIGQYKDYFYTRNGNPGSLTVPLVAGEYELRYSSEKARPNPTLASSPITLTPAAYSLSGPKSVGAGSVFEVKWTGPNNSGDYVTIVPRGAPVGQYKDYFYTRNGNPGKLTGPLDPGEYELRYSSEKANPNPTLTSVPITLTAVKYGLSAPSSAKAGSSIQVKWTGPNNPGDYVTVVPRGTPVGQYKDYFYTRNGNPGTLKIPAQPGSYEIRYSSEKASPNPTLSSISIEVR from the coding sequence ATGCCTAGACCGATTTTTCCTTTTTTGGTGCTGACATCAAGTCTCTTGTCAGGCTGGGCTGCTGCCCAGAGCGCCACCAACATTCAACTGATTTTGGACGCCTCGGGCAGTATGTCGGGCAAACTGCCGGACGGCCAAACCCGCATCGCTTCGGCTCAATCCACCTTGACCCAGTTTCTCTCGGGCCTCAACGCCGATTCTGGCTTGAATGTCGGGATGCGGATTTACGGCGCGGGCCTCAAAGCGGGTCAGCAGTGCGAAGACTCGGTACTCGTGACGCCGATGAAGGGTTTTGACAAAACGGCCCTGCAAGCGCAGGTCAACGCCGCCAAACCTAAAGGTGCTACTCCGATTGTGTATTCGCTGATGCAAGCAGCCGCCGATTTTCCGAAAGACGACAGCCAAAAAGTCATTGTTTTGGTGACGGACGGTGAAGAATCCTGCGGTGGCAAGCTCAATGACGCGGTGGCCCTCTTCAAAAAACTGGGCATTCAAGTAGACCTACGCATCATCGGCATTGACCTCAACGAAAAGGCCCGCAAGAGTTTTGAAGGTGTAGGAACTTTCGAAAACGCCCGCAGTGGCAGGGAACTCGGTGAGGCACTGAACCGCGCGACGGCCAGCGCTCAAACGGGCAAATACGCTGTCTCAGGCCCCAAAACTGCTGGAGCAGGCAGCAACATTGCCATCAAGTGGACGGGGCCGAATAACGAGGGCGATTACGTGACTATCGTGCCTAAGGGTGCGCCCATCGGTCAATACAAGGATTACTTTTACACTAGAAATGGCAATCCAGGCAGCCTTACTGTGCCGCTCGTTGCGGGTGAATACGAGCTGCGCTACTCCAGCGAAAAGGCCCGACCCAACCCGACGCTGGCCAGTAGCCCCATTACCCTGACGCCGGCGGCGTACAGCTTATCGGGGCCAAAATCCGTTGGGGCAGGAAGTGTCTTTGAAGTCAAGTGGACAGGGCCAAACAACTCTGGCGATTACGTGACTATCGTGCCTAGGGGTGCGCCCGTCGGTCAATACAAGGATTACTTCTACACCAGAAACGGGAACCCCGGCAAATTGACCGGGCCGCTCGATCCCGGTGAATACGAGTTGCGCTACTCCAGCGAAAAGGCCAATCCCAACCCCACCCTGACCAGCGTTCCTATTACCCTGACCGCCGTGAAGTACGGGCTCTCGGCTCCTTCCAGCGCCAAAGCAGGCAGCAGTATTCAGGTCAAGTGGACGGGGCCAAATAATCCTGGCGATTACGTCACGGTGGTGCCCAGAGGCACGCCAGTCGGACAATACAAGGATTACTTCTACACCAGAAATGGCAATCCCGGCACGCTCAAAATTCCTGCACAGCCGGGCAGCTACGAAATTCGGTATTCCAGCGAGAAGGCCAGTCCCAATCCCACGCTGAGCAGCATTTCCATCGAAGTGCGCTGA